Part of the Gemmatimonadota bacterium genome is shown below.
TACGGATCCCGCGCTTCAATCGCCGCGACCATCAGTTCCAACAGTTCCTGGTTCGCTCTGTCAAGCTGCAAGTTGACATTGTATAGCTCACGCAACCCAAGAAGCGACACGGCAACGACGAACGCACCAGATGCACCATACTTCGCATAAACCCAGGCAAGGACGGCGATTACCGGCAGGGCAATCAAGTCGTATGCCAGCGTTCCCAGGTTGTTCTCCGTCCAAACATCCCAGAACCGCCGTCCCTCGCTTAGCGATACGACGCCACTGACGGATAGGCTATTCACGGCTGAGAATGTAAGGAACAAGGCACCGAGCGCGACATACGGGAGCGTTCCGCCATCGAGTACCGAGCTGCCGCCAAACAGCCCATATGCAAGGATCGCTAGCGAGACCGACAACGTGTGCTGGCAGATATTGAACACGGCGCGCGTCAGCGGGCGACGACGTACAACCTGTACAACGATTGAAACACACATTACGCCGACCGCAGTTGCCCAGTCTGGCGATATCGCCGCGCTCGCGAGGAACGGCACGAAAGAGACAGATCCTGCGACTGTGCCGGCGGCGTTGCGCGATAATGTGTGACCCATGAGGTGCGTGATCAACGCAATCACGCTGAGGGTCAACACTGCGCGAATATGGGCGGCGTCAACG
Proteins encoded:
- a CDS encoding HD domain-containing phosphohydrolase, producing MLTLSVIALITHLMGHTLSRNAAGTVAGSVSFVPFLASAAISPDWATAVGVMCVSIVVQVVRRRPLTRAVFNICQHTLSVSLAILAYGLFGGSSVLDGGTLPYVALGALFLTFSAVNSLSVSGVVSLSEGRRFWDVWTENNLGTLAYDLIALPVIAVLAWVYAKYGASGAFVVAVSLLGLRELYNVNLQLDRANQELLELMVAAIEARDPYTSGHSRRVSEHAKVIAQIIGLRPTLAKRVGIAALLHDVGKIHEVFAPILLKPGRLTDEENAVMQTHPIKSEELVSKVSQLRDIVPAVRHHHENWDGTGYPDGLAGDRIPLASRIIMFADTIDAMTSDRPYRKALDATAVRSELMKHRGRQFDPAICDALLSSGRFDELFRYSSHQSLPHTQEVPRLRLASQA